The Flavobacterium faecale genome has a segment encoding these proteins:
- a CDS encoding DinB family protein: MKVSDLNSSEYAAFYAPYVAILEDEDLIEDLEISLHQFIKFVQNIPLDKFDFRYAEGKWTIKDIIQHLIDSERVFAYRALRVSRNDTTALPGFDENDYVVNTDANSRGIQNLLAELSAVRFSTLFLFKSFSSEQLARMGTASNHAISVRALGFLIIGHQKHHQKVFQDRYL; this comes from the coding sequence ATGAAAGTAAGCGATTTAAATAGTTCAGAATATGCGGCATTTTATGCGCCATATGTTGCTATTTTAGAAGATGAAGATTTGATTGAAGACTTAGAAATAAGTCTTCATCAATTTATAAAGTTCGTTCAAAATATTCCTTTGGATAAATTTGATTTCAGATATGCTGAAGGCAAGTGGACAATCAAAGATATCATTCAGCATTTAATTGATTCTGAAAGAGTGTTTGCCTACCGAGCATTGCGAGTTTCTAGAAATGATACCACAGCTTTGCCTGGATTTGACGAAAATGATTATGTAGTCAATACTGATGCAAATAGTAGAGGTATTCAAAATTTACTTGCTGAGTTATCAGCAGTACGATTTTCGACATTGTTTTTATTTAAAAGTTTTTCTTCAGAACAACTAGCACGAATGGGGACAGCTTCAAATCATGCAATTTCAGTTAGAGCGCTTGGTTTTTTGATTATAGGACATCAAAAACACCATCAAAAAGTGTTTCAAGATCGTTACTTATAA